The Streptomyces tubercidicus DNA segment CCAGATGTGCAGTGTGAACCGTGGTGGTGTCCCGAATGCGGCCTCTCCTCCGAATCCTGCCGACCGATATCGGAACACTTCACGTCCGAGGGAATGGTGCGGTACCTGTGGTGCCACACCCGTGGATGGCTCATCGCCCGCTCGGACATCGAGCTGATCCGGGTGAGCCCGGGGGAAGAGCGCCACACCGCGGACGGTGGGGTTCCGTAACGCCCGAGAAGGTCACGTGAAGCAGAACGACTACGGCCGTCTCGGGGCCGTGCTGTCGGCCGATCTGATAAACCTGCCCGAGATGAGCGCGGCAAGTGTGCAGAGCCTGCTGGAGGCACACCAGATACGTCGCCCGGCAGTCGTCGACGCCGACGTGGACGGCTTCCGCGGCTGGCGGGATCAACTGGCCCGCGTCTTCGGTTCCACGGATGCCGACGAGCAGTGCTCGGCCGTGAACGCCCTGCTGGTGGCGGCGACCCTGCGCCCCTGGGTGACCACCCATGA contains these protein-coding regions:
- a CDS encoding CGNR zinc finger domain-containing protein, which gives rise to MKQNDYGRLGAVLSADLINLPEMSAASVQSLLEAHQIRRPAVVDADVDGFRGWRDQLARVFGSTDADEQCSAVNALLVAATLRPWVTTHDGLQPHLHFVPDSADVLSRVKAVTAGGLAFVLCWEGGARLGRCLRAECARAYVDTSRNGRRRYCTARCGNTEAVMRHRSRQPGGRR